A region from the Solibacillus sp. FSL H8-0523 genome encodes:
- a CDS encoding lipopolysaccharide assembly protein LapA domain-containing protein, whose translation MKIQWTLVIGLIFAIIIAIFATVNVDKVPVDYVFGEAYWPLILVILGSMLVGFIISFCFSAFRMLSSQNQTKAVRKELESARTLVNEKDNEILRLKGELRERGASAFVVEELPDTESNVDLHK comes from the coding sequence ATGAAAATACAATGGACATTAGTAATTGGACTTATTTTTGCGATAATTATCGCGATTTTCGCAACCGTAAACGTTGACAAGGTTCCGGTAGATTATGTATTTGGAGAAGCGTATTGGCCATTAATTCTTGTAATTTTAGGGTCGATGTTAGTTGGCTTTATCATTAGCTTTTGCTTCTCGGCGTTCCGTATGCTGAGCAGTCAAAATCAAACGAAAGCTGTCCGTAAAGAGCTAGAAAGTGCGCGTACATTAGTTAATGAAAAGGATAATGAAATTCTTCGTTTAAAAGGAGAATTACGTGAACGAGGAGCTTCTGCGTTTGTTGTAGAAGAGCTTCCAGATACAGAATCCAATGTAGACCTGCACAAATAA